TTATGTGCTACATATAGATTAAATCATTGTTTTTATGACTAAAATTACCATGAATGACAGGAAAATAATCCTGGGGCACATAAATGATGTCTTCATGCAAGTTGTTGGTATTTCTACCAGGATCCCGTGCAGTACTACAACTTCCTTTTTCTGACCTCTTTCTTTTATTAGGGCCACAAATCTCTTGTACATGTGTTTCTTCTTGATCATGTGATAGTTGTGAGTACACATTGGTGCAATGTTGTCGCTTACGCTGACCCACATTTTTCAATTCATACTTTGTAGCTTGTTCTTGCGAGGATATCGAGGATAAATATATGCCAGATGGACTGATAGTGAACCAAGTTCCAGCTTTTGGACGGCTTGTCTCagaaccaccactatctgccacaGTTTTCAAGGAAAAATAGTCAATGGCAGTGTAATGAAATATAATAAATAAATTTGTATAGTAGATATTTGTTAATTAATTATATGTCACAACCTTGTTTGCCTTTTGATGAAGACCCTAGTTGAGTAAATACTGAATCGTGCCTCTCATAGTTTGAACTGCCCACGACTTCCTCTCCTGTAATGTAGGTTCAATTTATCCAATAATTATACATCGCATAATAAAAAAGATAAACGAACATTCAACGGCCATTGATAAAGTTTGTAATGCATATTTTATTGATTAGAACAGTCACTTGTCATGGATTGGTTCTTATTATTAGATCTCAAAATTTTCTGTTGTGGTGCTGGTTGTGTGTTGTTACAAATTGCACTGCACTCACGCCGCATTCTTTTATACTCACGATTCCTTTGCAGATAGGCTTCCCTCTGATATGGAGTCATTTGCAAATACCTATCCCGGTCGCGGTAACGCTTACGCTGGGAAGAATTCATTTGGATAGCCTTATTGGTTTCTGCTAAAGGATCATTCTGCTCTGCAACCGCAGCTACTGTTTCCCCACCAAACAAAAAACACACAGTATATCAAGGCAAGCGATCAATATGGATAATAAGTAGAAGATATCGACATATTACAAAAAACGTACGTTGGTTCCCTTTTGGTGAAGTCATCGAGTGAACATTTGTAATATCTCTGAAAGGAATTCGGCCTTCCATCTCTTGGGTTTTACTGGACAGCTAGCGGTTATGACTTCGATTCTTGATTGTTAGAAGCCAGGTGTTTTCAGCCACAACCTACACTATATAAGCATTAGACCATTTTTAGGTTGCCAAATCCGAGAAAAATAATTAAAGCATACTCAAATTTGCAAACAGCTATGAGACATGAACAGAATGAACATATGCTTTATGTTCAGATAGCACTGCCTTTTATAGTCTACCAACAGATAGCTTCTTGGACAAAAGCACAAACACCTTGCGTGCAAGAAAAGCAGAAAAAATCAACAGCCACAATCAGACCAGTGAATATGCATTTCATATAATCGATAGCAAGAAGGATAACTTGCACAACATTCGCACGCAAAAGAATCATCACAGAATTCCAAAGGAACAGATTAGGATGGGACACCTAGAGAAGGAATAGCTCACTTGTGGTCCGTCGGTGGCACTATGGTCAGCTGGTTGTAGGAGGATGTCCAGCTCTCATGAACCTGGACTCACCAGGCGGCAAAAAAAATCGAACCAAGTCAGAGCTTGCAAGGAGACGATGGTGAAGTTGCAATCTGTACGCTGAGGTGATTGGAAGGAGCTGGGGGCGTGGCCGGCGGTTATGAACTGGCGGAGATCGTGGTGTGAGATGTACACGCTAGAGAAATTTCACACAGAGCATATGGATATGGTGGTGAAGTGAGCGAGGCTGCGCCTTGGCGGGGAATCGAATTGCTGGAGCCTTGGCGGGAATAGATTTGCTGGAGGCGAGCGTGGGTTGTGGAGTCTTCCAGAAGAGGCGACTGAGTTCAGGCTTTGGCGGGATTAGGTGGGTGGCAAATCTGGGTAATGTGGGCCGTTCGATCTGATAAAGTGGACGGCTACAGATGAACCCATTATGTAAGTTGGTGGGCAAAACATGCAAGAAGAAGGtagattcaaaattcaaaaaattgtgtactatagtagtagagataattgcaaacaagggcatgaatggacaGACAACAACCTAttattcaaaacacccttactgaagtatctcaaaatatgcatggatctctctgtagcaacaagtttacatggcatcaaaatagcAGCAGAACAGGGacaaacagcaacatcacgatgcctagtttgcatgcttgtgctagccaccaaattgatcacaaaaatacatgtcatacacccctgtaaagaagacatggcatagttcaaaacacatgtagacatcaacctcataggatgcacacatcaatcatggcaaaaatgacaaaagagctcgttctgataacagacaacagaaaacatcatgaagcactcttgcaacgatgattcgggcatatagatgacctcaaatgaatatgatgcaatggtatgaaatgatgtactcgttgagacgaacaattttacatattacacgcacaaaatggagctacggatgcagagatacgacatgac
Above is a window of Triticum aestivum cultivar Chinese Spring chromosome 6B, IWGSC CS RefSeq v2.1, whole genome shotgun sequence DNA encoding:
- the LOC123136675 gene encoding uncharacterized protein isoform X3, encoding MEGRIPFRDITNVHSMTSPKGNQLAAVAEQNDPLAETNKAIQMNSSQRKRYRDRDRYLQMTPYQREAYLQRNREEVVGSSNYERHDSVFTQLGSSSKGKQDSGGSETSRPKAGTWFTISPSGIYLSSISSQEQATKYELKNVGQRKRQHCTNVYSQLSHDQEETHVQEICGPNKRKRSEKGSCSTARDPGRNTNNLHEDIIYVPQDYFPVIHDYLANTEDNIECDEVDDESLMYNGPGLDFESYQEPKLVTRCIQADPYDRIYHNVPSGHHFLERVPNCRHCNAKRFPYETPTFCCMNGKVKIVTPVVPEELRQLYTSQDPNAKYFQDHIRAKFITVLTSWFQKKMAPSIYSYTSMTRMQICNKDFFTRLT